In one window of Rhinopithecus roxellana isolate Shanxi Qingling chromosome 15, ASM756505v1, whole genome shotgun sequence DNA:
- the LOC104663445 gene encoding LOW QUALITY PROTEIN: olfactory receptor 2D3 (The sequence of the model RefSeq protein was modified relative to this genomic sequence to represent the inferred CDS: substituted 1 base at 1 genomic stop codon) → MCSFFLCQTGKQAKVSMGEEHQTFVSKFIFLGLSQDLXTQILLFILFFIIHLLTVLGNLLIIILIFLDSRLHTPVYFFLINLSFADLCFSTSIVPQVLVHFLVKRKTISFYGCMTQIIVFLLVGCRKCVLLAVMSYDRYVAVCKPLRYSTIMTQRVCLWLSFRSWASGALASLVDTSFTFHLPYWGQNIINHYFCEPPVLLKLASADTYNTAMAIFSMSVVILMAPVSLILVSHWNIISTVIQMQSGEGRLKAFSTGGSHLIVVVLFYKSGIFTYMRPNSKTTKEWDKMISVFYTVVTPMLNPIIYRLRNKDVKGVLRKLAERKSFSHRHRPLSLTFRAMVTSFKKEQDFSRQL, encoded by the coding sequence atgtgttctttctttttgtgcCAAACAGGTAAACAGGCAAAAGTATCAATGGGAGAAGAACACCAAACCTTTGTGTCCAAGTTTATCTTCCTGGGCCTTTCACAGGACTTGTAGACCCAGATCCTGCTATTTATCCTTTTCTTCATCATTCATCTGCTGACTGTGCTTGGAAATCTGCTCATCATCATTCTCATCTTCCTGGATTCTCGCCTTCACACTCccgtgtatttttttcttataaatctcTCCTTTGCAGATCTCTGTTTCTCTACTAGCATTGTCCCTCAAGTGTTGGTTCACTTCCTGGTAAAGAGGAAAACCATTTCTTTTTATGGGTGTATGACACAGATAATTGTCTTTCTTCTGGTTGGGTGTAGAAAGTGTGTGCTGCTGGCTGTGATGTCCTATGACCGGTatgtggctgtctgcaagccctTGCGCTACTCCACCATCATGACCCAACGGGTGTGTCTCTGGCTGTCCTTCCGGTCCTGGGCCAGTGGGGCACTAGCGTCTTTAGTAGATACCAGCTTTACTTTCCATCTTCCCTACTGGGGACAGAATATAATCAATCACTACTTTTGCGAACCTCCCGTCCTCCTGAAGCTGGCTTCCGCAGACACTTACAACACAGCAATGGCCATCTTTTCAATGAGCGTAGTAATTCTCATGGCCCCTGTCTCCCTGATTCTTGTTTCTCATTGGAATATTATCTCCACTGTTATCCAGATGCAGTCTGGGGAAGGAAGGCTGAAGGCTTTTTCCACCGGTGGCTCCCATCTTATTGTTGTTGTCCTCTTCTATAAGTCAGGAATATTCACCTACATGCGACCAAACTCCAAGACTACAAAAGAATGGGATAAAATGATATCTGTGTTCTATACAGTGGTGACTCCAATGTTGAACCCCATAATTTATAGACTGAGGAACAAAGATGTTAAAGGGGTTCTCAGGAAACTAGCTGAGAGAAAGTCCTTCTCTCATAGGCATAGACCTCTGAGTCTGACTTTTAGAGCTATGGTAACATCCTTTAAAAAGGAGCAAGATTTTAGTAGGCAATTATGA